The proteins below are encoded in one region of Xenopus laevis strain J_2021 chromosome 8L, Xenopus_laevis_v10.1, whole genome shotgun sequence:
- the mis18bp1a gene encoding MIS18 binding protein 1 a isoform X1 — MNAYEKSALYCLVFDYVKSKSSDMFITTSNSHHNDPRAFSKGGMHLKSIPLDKIPPNTLTPIKDLEKLCIEEPCSSRTQAKKPNQLLPTTTALQSTLIQDATCPLEFPNLSVIKPSGGPQENESCRNDPAPLGTLGYFPSNDHDFVLESPAKIFQRMKAFSAQEKRLQTPIKNNRLSDLINCQRDMILTPITNLSVYSRERGSREFRKQSMNTNGKPACSNMYLDSEIPTDILTASPAKIFLLMKEKSLERQKLIHKDATPSQNPKGVDVNTPNTGLNLVSAAENPKEPAKNADFLKVSEECIVSSTNPSPDIALREKGNEADDEMSQQSQLSSLQNETLTPEICKLTSPKKSRENMKTTNEHLNNKTGFMVQPKLMPGIETLKNLGIKGSTICPEMCDILLISPKMHIPRKQKSREEVPAAVLYPDTNRSNSKGEENILLTEWIVTFSGKAGVCLEGKRVRDASGLYWHSNVIVERIQSDKVKTFSGRVYELKGEADKSTMQLEGFPPWFVQKFASGFPEDWKTHVDRVLKESQRAEVKVRIVNHMKSADLKQNSVKDIQERAKHCHSSSKSKELLNLLPSSPTMDSRFNLGDTDQRKTRAYSALRTEPKSNASKTVQSGSADGWDSSNSDTDRENTRRRRKIVSKQHTSKLPNSLSTTNAQTNPIHSNNCTYDLSSEESQDNVSTNVPKERLALVKSRNAVTDRQTKHLSVSEQSHSSLLPRPFSKSTNHTPVLAKNSTYDVSPSESDVHMHSRAIRRSTRNSASGKQRASPLSNDTIVSRSGRLIKPVLKYWCGERVVTDRNLNFVIDEGSTNYLEAETSLVKRKSETKCKEPLTPKELGKNSLRLNKSNLNMEQQQRSETQLKKTIWKEKACSESPNPSQTEESDTEERPRKAQKSPVVLLTPIHSKSQLREKCVKHNVHYESFEETATDTSVFESEIDTRTTLVKNSNGDGIAKSPRIAPVILGDKLSETESSEEDSPSAHISVKRKPRSLSKNSINKCKQDLHTAGDKYGSVEFLNNLRSSPKESLKQKDPHHKRSRTYKAAPQSNDLTSSADSDKEKRPNTRKSAVQKNRRSQRKASRSARRACRSILEDSEETCSSDNDQQQPKHPTARSSLGSIKTPASRLVLSKKIRSLPRNQGSTVSFPKMNHGEEWTEKEVERLYKAVSSLPKHKNGFWVDVAMSVGSRSAEECQEKYLEKQQSKATKAQSKKKPGARNKEVKGSGSEEKPVKITAKVGTLKRKQQMRQFLEQIPKDDHDDIFTATPFQTKRVKLPTFRTSQEDDVFQLSNTDPTTPSSSIFPLAYTPQCEHISPGMLGSINRSNNDKYMYRMQKTTKGALSGWGKLNKKPVGASYATPISRRTAAQGKAHKGCRDTSVIGKLFKSDGPAAPDDDDDDEEEDYYFSNPSP; from the exons ATGAATGCCTATGAAAAGTCTGCACTGTATTGTCTGGTGTTTGACTACGTGAAAAGTAAATCATCTGATATGTTCATAACAACTTCAAACTCTCATCACAATGATCCCCGAGCTTTCAGCAAAGGAGGAATGCATCTGAAGTCTATTCCACTGGACAAAATTCCACCCAATACTTTGACTCCAATCAAAGATCTGGAGAAACTGTGCATAGAAGAGCCATGCTCCTCAAGGACTCAAGCCAAAAAGCCCAATCAGTTGCTTCCCACAACAACAGCTCTTCAGTCAACACTGATTCAAGATGCAACTTGTCCTCTTGAGTTTCCAAATCTCAGTGTTATAAAGCCAAGTGGTGGCCCACAAGAAAATGAATCCTGTAGGAATGATCCAGCACCTCTTGGAACTTTGGGTTATTTTCCTTCCAATGACCATGATTTTGTTCTTGAATCTCCAGCCAAAATCTTTCAGAGGATGAAGGCATTCTCTGCTCAAGAGAAACGGCTTCAAACACCCATTAAAAATAACAGACTCTCTGATCTTATAAACTGCCAACGTGACATGATACTGACGCCTATCACAAATCTATCCGTTTATAGCCGAGAGCGAGGCAGCCGAGAATTTCGTAAGCAATCAATGAATACCAATGGGAAACCTGCCTGTAGTAACATGTATTTAG ACTCGGAAATACCTACCGACATCCTAACTGCATCTCCAGCAAAAATATTCCTCCTAATGAAAGAGAAATCTTTGGAGCGGCAAAAGTTAATCCATAAAGATGCCACACCGAGTCAGAACCCCAAGGGAG tagatgTTAATACACCTAACACTGGCTTAAACCTTGTCTCTGCTGCCGAGAACCCTAAGGAACCAGCAAAAAATGCGGATTTCCTGAAAGTTAGTGAAGAGTGTATCGTGAGCAGCACAAATCCCAGCCCAGACATAGCGCTGCGTGAAAAAGGAAATGAGGCAGATGATGAAATGTCTCAACAAAGCCAGTTAAGTTCACTCCAGAATGAAACATTGACTCCAGAAATCTGTAAACTGACAAGTCCAAAAAAGAGCAGGGAGAAcatgaaaaccacaaatgaaCACTTGAATAACAAAACAGGTTTTATGGTGCAGCCCAAGCTCATGCCAGGAATTGAGACACTGAAGAACCTTGGCATTAAAGGTTCCACCATATGCCCTGAAATGTGCGATATTttactaatctcccctaaaatGCATATTCCAAGAAAGCAAAAGTCCAGAGAAGAAGTGCCAGCTGCCGTTCTTTATCCCGATACAAACAGGAGTAATTCAAAAGGAGAG GAAAACATTCTCTTGACTGAGTGGATTGTAACATTTTCCGGTAAAGCTGGTGTGTGCTTAGAGGGGAAGCGAGT CAGGGATGCCTCAGGGCTGTATTGGCACAGTAATGTAATAGTAGAACGGATCCAGAGTGATAAAGTGAAGACTTTTTCTGGTCGTGTCTATGAACTGAAAGGGGAGGCTGATAAATCCACTATGCAGttggaag GATTCCCCCCTTGGTTTGTGCAAAAGTTTGCTTCAGGCTTTCCAGAGGACTGGAAGACTCATGTGGATCGTGTTCTGAAGGAAAGCCAAAG GGCTGAAGTAAAAGTAAGAATAGTTAACCATATGAAGAGCGCAGATCTTAAACAAAATAGCGTGAAGGACATTCAAGAACGGGCTAAGCATTGCCATTCCAGTTCAAAATCAAAAGAACTTCTGAATCTCCTGCCTAGCTCTCCCACCATGGACTCCAGGTTCAACCTTGGTGATACTGACCAGAGAAAAACCAGGGCCTACAGTGCTTTGCGCACAGAGCCAAAAAGCAATGCATCAAAGACTGTGCAGAGTGGAAGTGCAGATGGCTGGGATTCCAGTAACTCTGATACTGACCGTGAAAATACTAGGAGAAGAAGGAAAATTGTATCAAAGCAGCATACTTCTAAGTTACCCAATAGCCTTTCCACCACCAACGCCCAAACCAATCCTATCCATAGTAACAACTGTACATATGATTTGTCGTCCGAAGAATCACAAGACAATGTATCAACCAACGTTCCAAAAGAAAGGTTGGCACTGGTTAAGAGCAGGAATGCAGTTACAGACCGACAGACTAAGCACCTTTCTGTATCAGAACAATCGCACTCATCACTTCTCCCTAGACCTTTCTCCAAAAGCACAAACCACACTCCCGTTCTAGCAAAAAATTCAACATATGATGTGTCTCCCTCTGAAAGTGATGTCCACATGCATTCGCGCGCCATTAGACGCTCCACTAGAAATTCAGCAAGTGGAAAGCAAAGGG CATCACCGCTGTCTAATGATACCATCGTGAGCCGCAGTGGCCGACTCATTAAACCTGTCCTGAAATACTGGTGTGGAGAAAGAGTGGTGACTGACCGGAACTTAAACTTTGTAATTGATGAAGGATCAACAAATTATCTAGAGGCAGAGACC AGTCTGGTTAAACGAAAGTCTGAAACTAAATGCAAAGAGCCTCTCACTCCCAAGGAGTTGGGCAAAAATTCCCTGAGACTGAACAAATCCAATTTAAACATGGAGCAGCAGCAGAGATCAG AGACACAACTTAAAAAAACGATTTGGAAAGAGAAGGCTTGCTCAGAATCCCCAAACCCATCACAGACAGAAGAAAGCGACACTGAGGAGCGTCCAAGAAAAGCACAAAAATCTCCTGTGGTATTGCTGACACCAATTCATTCAAAAAGTCAATTACGGGAAAAGTGCGTTAAGCATAATGTCCATTACGAAAGTTTTGAAGAGACTGCCACGGACACAAGTGTCTTTGAAAGTGAAATCGACACACGGACGACACTAGTGAAGAATTCTAATGGGGATGGGATTGCTAAGTCGCCACGTATTGCCCCTGTCATTCTGGGGGATAAATTGTCTGAGACTGAATCATCAGAAGAAGACAGTCCGTCTGCTCATATTTCTGTTAAAAGGAAGCCAAGATCTTTATCCAAAAATAGCATAAATAAATGTAAGCAGGACTTGCACACTGCGGGAGACAAATACGGTTCTGTAGAATTTCTCAATAATTTGAGAAGTTCTCCAAAAGAGTCCCTAAAACAAAAAGACCCTCACCATAAAAGAAGCAGGACATATAAAGCTGCACCACAAAGCAATGATCTTACAAGCTCTGCTGACTCGGATAAGGAGAAAAGACCTAACACACGAAAATCTGCTGTTCAGAAAAATCGGAGATCTCAAAGGAAAGCTAGTCGCTCAGCACGGCGGGCTTGTAGGTCTATCCTTGAGGACTCGGAAGAAACATGCAGTTCAGATAATGATCAGCAGCAGCCAAAGCACCCCACAGCTAGAAGTTCTTTGGGCTCCATAAAAACTCCTGCTTCAAGATTAGTTTTAAGTAAAAAGATAAGGAGTCTACCGAGAAACCAGGGCTCTactgtgtcctttccaaaaatgaaTCATGGGGAGGAATGGACAGAGAAAGAAGTTGAGCGTCTTTACAA GGCTGTTTCCTCTCTGCCAAAACATAAAAATGGATTCTGGGTAGACGTGGCTATGTCTGTAGGCAGCCGCTCTGCAGAGGAATGTCAGGAAAAATACCTAGAGAAGCAACAGTCAAAGGCAACCAAAGCCCAATCCAAAAAGAAACCTGGGGCGAGAAACAAAGAAGTAAagg GGAGTGGCTCAGAGGAGAAGCCAGTGAAAATAACAGCTAAAGTAGGAACTCTCAAAAGAAAGCAGCAAATGAGGCAATTTCTAGAACAAATTCCAAAGGATGACCATGACGACATTTTCACTGCTACACCGTTCCAGACCAAGAGAGTGAAG TTGCCAACATTTAGAACAAGTCAAGAGGACGATGTCTTCCAGCTGAGCAACACTGACCCAACGACACCTTCTTCAAGTATTTTCCCCTTGGCTTATACTCCCCAGTGTGAGCACATTAGCCCTGGAATGCTGGGCTCCATCAACAG ATCAAACAATGACAAATATATGTACAGAATGCAGAAAACCACCAAAGGTGCATTATCCGGATggggaaaattaaataaaaaacct GTTGGTGCTTCATACGCCACTCCAATTTCTCGACGGACAGCAGCACAAGGCAAAG CACACAAAGGCTGCAGAGATACATCGGTCATTGGAAAACTCTTTAAATCTGATGGACCTGCGGCaccagatgatgatgatgatgatgaagaagaggaCTATTATTTTTCTAACCCCTCTCCATAG
- the mis18bp1a gene encoding MIS18 binding protein 1 a isoform X3, with protein sequence MNAYEKSALYCLVFDYVKSKSSDMFITTSNSHHNDPRAFSKGGMHLKSIPLDKIPPNTLTPIKDLEKLCIEEPCSSRTQAKKPNQLLPTTTALQSTLIQDATCPLEFPNLSVIKPSGGPQENESCRNDPAPLGTLGYFPSNDHDFVLESPAKIFQRMKAFSAQEKRLQTPIKNNRLSDLINCQRDMILTPITNLSVYSRERGSREFRKQSMNTNGKPACSNMYLDSEIPTDILTASPAKIFLLMKEKSLERQKLIHKDATPSQNPKGDVNTPNTGLNLVSAAENPKEPAKNADFLKVSEECIVSSTNPSPDIALREKGNEADDEMSQQSQLSSLQNETLTPEICKLTSPKKSRENMKTTNEHLNNKTGFMVQPKLMPGIETLKNLGIKGSTICPEMCDILLISPKMHIPRKQKSREEVPAAVLYPDTNRSNSKGEENILLTEWIVTFSGKAGVCLEGKRVRDASGLYWHSNVIVERIQSDKVKTFSGRVYELKGEADKSTMQLEGFPPWFVQKFASGFPEDWKTHVDRVLKESQRAEVKVRIVNHMKSADLKQNSVKDIQERAKHCHSSSKSKELLNLLPSSPTMDSRFNLGDTDQRKTRAYSALRTEPKSNASKTVQSGSADGWDSSNSDTDRENTRRRRKIVSKQHTSKLPNSLSTTNAQTNPIHSNNCTYDLSSEESQDNVSTNVPKERLALVKSRNAVTDRQTKHLSVSEQSHSSLLPRPFSKSTNHTPVLAKNSTYDVSPSESDVHMHSRAIRRSTRNSASGKQRASPLSNDTIVSRSGRLIKPVLKYWCGERVVTDRNLNFVIDEGSTNYLEAETSLVKRKSETKCKEPLTPKELGKNSLRLNKSNLNMEQQQRSETQLKKTIWKEKACSESPNPSQTEESDTEERPRKAQKSPVVLLTPIHSKSQLREKCVKHNVHYESFEETATDTSVFESEIDTRTTLVKNSNGDGIAKSPRIAPVILGDKLSETESSEEDSPSAHISVKRKPRSLSKNSINKCKQDLHTAGDKYGSVEFLNNLRSSPKESLKQKDPHHKRSRTYKAAPQSNDLTSSADSDKEKRPNTRKSAVQKNRRSQRKASRSARRACRSILEDSEETCSSDNDQQQPKHPTARSSLGSIKTPASRLVLSKKIRSLPRNQGSTVSFPKMNHGEEWTEKEVERLYKAVSSLPKHKNGFWVDVAMSVGSRSAEECQEKYLEKQQSKATKAQSKKKPGARNKEVKGSGSEEKPVKITAKVGTLKRKQQMRQFLEQIPKDDHDDIFTATPFQTKRVKLPTFRTSQEDDVFQLSNTDPTTPSSSIFPLAYTPQCEHISPGMLGSINRSNNDKYMYRMQKTTKGALSGWGKLNKKPVGASYATPISRRTAAQGKAHKGCRDTSVIGKLFKSDGPAAPDDDDDDEEEDYYFSNPSP encoded by the exons ATGAATGCCTATGAAAAGTCTGCACTGTATTGTCTGGTGTTTGACTACGTGAAAAGTAAATCATCTGATATGTTCATAACAACTTCAAACTCTCATCACAATGATCCCCGAGCTTTCAGCAAAGGAGGAATGCATCTGAAGTCTATTCCACTGGACAAAATTCCACCCAATACTTTGACTCCAATCAAAGATCTGGAGAAACTGTGCATAGAAGAGCCATGCTCCTCAAGGACTCAAGCCAAAAAGCCCAATCAGTTGCTTCCCACAACAACAGCTCTTCAGTCAACACTGATTCAAGATGCAACTTGTCCTCTTGAGTTTCCAAATCTCAGTGTTATAAAGCCAAGTGGTGGCCCACAAGAAAATGAATCCTGTAGGAATGATCCAGCACCTCTTGGAACTTTGGGTTATTTTCCTTCCAATGACCATGATTTTGTTCTTGAATCTCCAGCCAAAATCTTTCAGAGGATGAAGGCATTCTCTGCTCAAGAGAAACGGCTTCAAACACCCATTAAAAATAACAGACTCTCTGATCTTATAAACTGCCAACGTGACATGATACTGACGCCTATCACAAATCTATCCGTTTATAGCCGAGAGCGAGGCAGCCGAGAATTTCGTAAGCAATCAATGAATACCAATGGGAAACCTGCCTGTAGTAACATGTATTTAG ACTCGGAAATACCTACCGACATCCTAACTGCATCTCCAGCAAAAATATTCCTCCTAATGAAAGAGAAATCTTTGGAGCGGCAAAAGTTAATCCATAAAGATGCCACACCGAGTCAGAACCCCAAGGGAG atgTTAATACACCTAACACTGGCTTAAACCTTGTCTCTGCTGCCGAGAACCCTAAGGAACCAGCAAAAAATGCGGATTTCCTGAAAGTTAGTGAAGAGTGTATCGTGAGCAGCACAAATCCCAGCCCAGACATAGCGCTGCGTGAAAAAGGAAATGAGGCAGATGATGAAATGTCTCAACAAAGCCAGTTAAGTTCACTCCAGAATGAAACATTGACTCCAGAAATCTGTAAACTGACAAGTCCAAAAAAGAGCAGGGAGAAcatgaaaaccacaaatgaaCACTTGAATAACAAAACAGGTTTTATGGTGCAGCCCAAGCTCATGCCAGGAATTGAGACACTGAAGAACCTTGGCATTAAAGGTTCCACCATATGCCCTGAAATGTGCGATATTttactaatctcccctaaaatGCATATTCCAAGAAAGCAAAAGTCCAGAGAAGAAGTGCCAGCTGCCGTTCTTTATCCCGATACAAACAGGAGTAATTCAAAAGGAGAG GAAAACATTCTCTTGACTGAGTGGATTGTAACATTTTCCGGTAAAGCTGGTGTGTGCTTAGAGGGGAAGCGAGT CAGGGATGCCTCAGGGCTGTATTGGCACAGTAATGTAATAGTAGAACGGATCCAGAGTGATAAAGTGAAGACTTTTTCTGGTCGTGTCTATGAACTGAAAGGGGAGGCTGATAAATCCACTATGCAGttggaag GATTCCCCCCTTGGTTTGTGCAAAAGTTTGCTTCAGGCTTTCCAGAGGACTGGAAGACTCATGTGGATCGTGTTCTGAAGGAAAGCCAAAG GGCTGAAGTAAAAGTAAGAATAGTTAACCATATGAAGAGCGCAGATCTTAAACAAAATAGCGTGAAGGACATTCAAGAACGGGCTAAGCATTGCCATTCCAGTTCAAAATCAAAAGAACTTCTGAATCTCCTGCCTAGCTCTCCCACCATGGACTCCAGGTTCAACCTTGGTGATACTGACCAGAGAAAAACCAGGGCCTACAGTGCTTTGCGCACAGAGCCAAAAAGCAATGCATCAAAGACTGTGCAGAGTGGAAGTGCAGATGGCTGGGATTCCAGTAACTCTGATACTGACCGTGAAAATACTAGGAGAAGAAGGAAAATTGTATCAAAGCAGCATACTTCTAAGTTACCCAATAGCCTTTCCACCACCAACGCCCAAACCAATCCTATCCATAGTAACAACTGTACATATGATTTGTCGTCCGAAGAATCACAAGACAATGTATCAACCAACGTTCCAAAAGAAAGGTTGGCACTGGTTAAGAGCAGGAATGCAGTTACAGACCGACAGACTAAGCACCTTTCTGTATCAGAACAATCGCACTCATCACTTCTCCCTAGACCTTTCTCCAAAAGCACAAACCACACTCCCGTTCTAGCAAAAAATTCAACATATGATGTGTCTCCCTCTGAAAGTGATGTCCACATGCATTCGCGCGCCATTAGACGCTCCACTAGAAATTCAGCAAGTGGAAAGCAAAGGG CATCACCGCTGTCTAATGATACCATCGTGAGCCGCAGTGGCCGACTCATTAAACCTGTCCTGAAATACTGGTGTGGAGAAAGAGTGGTGACTGACCGGAACTTAAACTTTGTAATTGATGAAGGATCAACAAATTATCTAGAGGCAGAGACC AGTCTGGTTAAACGAAAGTCTGAAACTAAATGCAAAGAGCCTCTCACTCCCAAGGAGTTGGGCAAAAATTCCCTGAGACTGAACAAATCCAATTTAAACATGGAGCAGCAGCAGAGATCAG AGACACAACTTAAAAAAACGATTTGGAAAGAGAAGGCTTGCTCAGAATCCCCAAACCCATCACAGACAGAAGAAAGCGACACTGAGGAGCGTCCAAGAAAAGCACAAAAATCTCCTGTGGTATTGCTGACACCAATTCATTCAAAAAGTCAATTACGGGAAAAGTGCGTTAAGCATAATGTCCATTACGAAAGTTTTGAAGAGACTGCCACGGACACAAGTGTCTTTGAAAGTGAAATCGACACACGGACGACACTAGTGAAGAATTCTAATGGGGATGGGATTGCTAAGTCGCCACGTATTGCCCCTGTCATTCTGGGGGATAAATTGTCTGAGACTGAATCATCAGAAGAAGACAGTCCGTCTGCTCATATTTCTGTTAAAAGGAAGCCAAGATCTTTATCCAAAAATAGCATAAATAAATGTAAGCAGGACTTGCACACTGCGGGAGACAAATACGGTTCTGTAGAATTTCTCAATAATTTGAGAAGTTCTCCAAAAGAGTCCCTAAAACAAAAAGACCCTCACCATAAAAGAAGCAGGACATATAAAGCTGCACCACAAAGCAATGATCTTACAAGCTCTGCTGACTCGGATAAGGAGAAAAGACCTAACACACGAAAATCTGCTGTTCAGAAAAATCGGAGATCTCAAAGGAAAGCTAGTCGCTCAGCACGGCGGGCTTGTAGGTCTATCCTTGAGGACTCGGAAGAAACATGCAGTTCAGATAATGATCAGCAGCAGCCAAAGCACCCCACAGCTAGAAGTTCTTTGGGCTCCATAAAAACTCCTGCTTCAAGATTAGTTTTAAGTAAAAAGATAAGGAGTCTACCGAGAAACCAGGGCTCTactgtgtcctttccaaaaatgaaTCATGGGGAGGAATGGACAGAGAAAGAAGTTGAGCGTCTTTACAA GGCTGTTTCCTCTCTGCCAAAACATAAAAATGGATTCTGGGTAGACGTGGCTATGTCTGTAGGCAGCCGCTCTGCAGAGGAATGTCAGGAAAAATACCTAGAGAAGCAACAGTCAAAGGCAACCAAAGCCCAATCCAAAAAGAAACCTGGGGCGAGAAACAAAGAAGTAAagg GGAGTGGCTCAGAGGAGAAGCCAGTGAAAATAACAGCTAAAGTAGGAACTCTCAAAAGAAAGCAGCAAATGAGGCAATTTCTAGAACAAATTCCAAAGGATGACCATGACGACATTTTCACTGCTACACCGTTCCAGACCAAGAGAGTGAAG TTGCCAACATTTAGAACAAGTCAAGAGGACGATGTCTTCCAGCTGAGCAACACTGACCCAACGACACCTTCTTCAAGTATTTTCCCCTTGGCTTATACTCCCCAGTGTGAGCACATTAGCCCTGGAATGCTGGGCTCCATCAACAG ATCAAACAATGACAAATATATGTACAGAATGCAGAAAACCACCAAAGGTGCATTATCCGGATggggaaaattaaataaaaaacct GTTGGTGCTTCATACGCCACTCCAATTTCTCGACGGACAGCAGCACAAGGCAAAG CACACAAAGGCTGCAGAGATACATCGGTCATTGGAAAACTCTTTAAATCTGATGGACCTGCGGCaccagatgatgatgatgatgatgaagaagaggaCTATTATTTTTCTAACCCCTCTCCATAG